The genomic stretch AGTACAGGCTGTGCCACTATAAGTTGTTGACTCCAGCTCAGTGGAAGCTGTAAATCAACTGTAAATCGATGCCCTCAATTCCAAGACCAGTTGAGTGCCTGTGACACGTTGTGAAAAGGAGGGTGGGAACCAAACCCTGGCAATCAGCAGCAAATGAATGGAACACCCACAGTGCTCCACAAGAACCCTGAAACTGCTGTCCACAGCGTGAAAAGAAACTTCCTGAAAAGACATGATGGCAGATTCGCACTGTCATTCATCAACCGCACTGAGAGACGGAGACGCTACCACAACCTCCTGCCCCTAAATTATTAGCCCCAGTTCTTTAGCCAGTGCTATGTAGGCTTCCAGAACAGAAAAGATGAATAAACCAGTTCAGTCTggatgtttattaatttatgtcaGATCTGTCTTTTCCCAACCCTTCAAATAATACTTTCAGTGCCTAGGATACATTAGAAGAAGGAGAGCACATGAGGCACTTGTACTGTTTCTTAGTATTTCCCAGTCTTCCCTCAGCATTATTTTCTTTTggtaatttacttatttatattatatttcaaaTCTAGTGGACTGCGTATTTCAAAATGTTCTCTACTCGTTTAGCCGATGGAAGGAATGCATGACAAAGGACTGGGAGATGAAATGCACTTTAGCCAGATGAAGAGCATGGGAATGCGGTCACTTCACGCTGGGATGGGTCCTCCACAGAGTCCAATGGACCAGCATAGCCAAGGTATTGTCAGCTTCCAGTATTAAGTCACTGTGCGCTCCGAGCAATCACTCATGCACCCCCAGGATTATTAATGTATGCGGCTCAGAACAGCAATTTATAAAGttacatgtttatatatattctgttcAGTCATAATTTAAAAGTGATTTCCAACAGAAATTGTCTTTCCGAAATATGTGAAATTGTCTGCAACCATGTAATAATAAAGTGCATGAAGATAGTGTAGATTCTTCCAAGAAAATTTCCATTTCGGGTTAGTAAccatcatttttaaataatagcaAAGTATTAAAAATCTGAACTGTTTCTTTTAgttataacattaaaaaaaaaaaacatcctcatACTCTGCAGGTTACCTGTCCCCTCACCCGTCACCTATGGGTGTGCCTGAACACGCGTCGAGCCCAATGTCGGGAGGGGGTCCCACCCCTCCTCAGATGCCCCCAGCCCAGTCGGGTCCAATGATGCCCGTAGACCCGCAGGCCATGGCTCAGCAGGGACGAGGCCCTTCCCCTTTCAGTCCAGTGCAGCTGCAGCAGCTCCGAGCTCAGATTCTGGCCTACAAGATCCTGGGAAGAGGGCAGCCTTTACCCGACAACCTGCAGCTCGCGGTGCAAGGCAAGAGGACCCTGCCAGCGATGCAGCAGCAGCCTGTCAACACGCCCTACAACCGGCCTCCAGGTCAGTGAGAGAACTACGGGCTTGTCAGGGCTTTGGGCTTTTTATGTAAGAATGGTAAAATATTAATGGAAGACTTGGCATTGTTGTGTTGCAGTACAAACATAAGTTTATTATTCAGAAAAGTGTACATTCAAAAACGTGGGAGTGCGATACATACATTTTAGACCTGACATTCTATAATGAAATgtctttacattttatattaaacaaataagaaGAATGaggaatgcatttttaaaaagcagaatGTAATGCATGAACTTAAAAGAAAATACGCACTTGTTTTAGGTATGCCAATGCATGTGATGGGCGGACCTCCAGCAGGACCGTCTTCAGTGCCAGGAATGCAGGCACACGCTCCCAGTGTGGGTCCCAAAGGTTGGGCAGAAGGTATGACTTCTGTGTGGCAAACCAAGAAACCCCTCTGCTTTGGTAGGGCAGTTGTGTGCTGCCGCTTGCGGGAGTCCCAGTATATCAGATACAACTCCGATCCTATGAGGCCCAATTCGCAATTCACTCAAGAGCCCCTCAGTGATGATTTGTTGAGATAAACAGTGTTTTAGGTAAAGCTCGCCTGTTTACTGCTGCCGTTGTTCtgcttgtctgtttgttttcaggACAGAATGCAGAAGCACCCAGTACCCCTCAGAAGCTGCCTGTTCCAGCTCCCAGTGGCCGGCCGTCTCCCGCCCCTCCTCAGGCTCCGAGTTCCGCACCGCCCATGCCCAGCACCTCTGTGTCCCAGCAGCCTCCGGGCCAGCCGTCGCCCATCATCCAGCTCCAGCAGAAACAGAACCGCATTACACCGATCCAGAAGCCTCAAGGGCTCGACCCGGTGGAAATTCTTCAAGAGAGAGAGTACCGGTAGGATATCTTGGTTTAAAGCAGGAATTAAAAATGAAGCAACAAATATACAGTTAGACAGATGGGTGGGAATTCAGATTGCATTGACACCTGGTCTTGTTTTATCTTTCGCTCCTTCCAAAAAGGCTGCAGGCGAGGATCGCTCACAGAATCCAGGAGCTGGAGAATTTGCCAGGCGCTTTGCCACCCGATTTGAGATCCAAAGCCACTGTGGAGTTGAAGGCCTTGAGACTCCTCAATTTCCAGCGGCAGGTGCTACTTTCAAGTCCAACTTCATTAGACACATTCATTAAACATCTTCTCTTTCATTGTCTGTTTGTGTCTTGACATTTCAGTGACCTATAAAAGCGTCTTTTAAGCAGTCTGGTACTTTTTCTGTCCCCCAAGCATGTAACTGTCCCTTAATTCTCTAAGGAATAAGGAAAACCCAAATTATAAACCTCAGGTTCACTATAGCTCTGGCACTGAGAGAGCCCTGGTCACGCGCGGTCTTGTTCTTTGACAGCTGCGGCAGGAAGTGGTGGCCTGCATGCGCCGTGACACCACTCTGGAAACGGCCCTCAACTCCAAGGCCTACAAGCGCAGCAAGCGGCAGACCCTGCGAGAGGCCCGCATGACGGAGAAACTGGAGAAACAGCAGAAGATCGAGCAGGAGAGGAAACGCAGGCAGAAGCACCAGGTAGATTCATCGGGGGAGGGCTTTCAAACACTGTGTGGGAAGctgggttgtgggttcagtatTTTAGTGGAAAAACTTGTATTGGTGGTTTGTATGAGTTCTTTTTGTCTTACACCTTCATGAGAACAGACATTTGTTGTGATAATGTAATGTTTCAGCTTGTTATATTTGTCTGAGCTGTACACAGGACACAACCTTTAAATGTTACATGTGTATAATTAGAGAACAAGTGAATGAAATGGGTAAAACAAGAATTGTATCAACTGATTGttactctttaaaaaaaaaaaaatcttttaattcttgtttaaaaaaaaaaaaaatgcattcaggAATACCTAAACAGCATCCTTCAACATGCAAAGGACTTCAAAGAATACCATCGGTCTATTACGGGCAAGATTCAGAAACTTTCTAAAGCCATTGCAACCTGGCACACCAACACCGAAAGAGAGCAGAAGAAGGAAACGGAGAGGATTGAAAAGGAGAGAATGAGGCGACTGATGGTACGGAGTTTTTCTTGCATAGCACTCGTCCAGGGAAGGTTTATCTGCAGTGCCGCACAGTTGTGCATCTCTTTTTGTGTCATCTTTCCCCCCAGGCAGAGGATGAGGAGGGGTACCGCAAACTGATTGACCAGAAGAAGGACAAGCGCTTGGCTTACTTGCTGCAGCAGACTGACGAGTACGTCGCCAACCTCACTGATCTGGTCTACGAGCACAAAGCGGCTCAGGCTGccaaagagaagaagaaaaagagaaggaagaagaAGGTTTGTAATCTGAAGAAGTTAACCATGTGtctattgtattgatttattgatttattgaagTGTACTATTCCAAGCATGCGAGTCAATCAGTTATTTGTCATCtatgatgtattttgttttcgaTAGAAAGCTGAGGAGAACGCTGAAGGAATGGAAACTAGTCTGGGTCCTGATGGAGAGGTAATTGTGAACTGATACTTCTGAAACTGTAAGACCAGTATATCACCATGAACACCCCAACCACTCCAGCCTGCCTGTTATCAACGCATACCTTGCCTTGATGCTCAGAGGCATTTCATTATTGAATTGATTTCTGAAAAGTAGACGTTTAATCTTACTCatttcttattatatttatattgtgtgtAATTTGATTATAAAAGACCAGTAACAATTACCATTATCAGGAGATATTTATCTTTTCACAGCCCATGGATGAAAGCAGTCAGATGAGTGAACTTCCAGTTAAAGTCATTCAGACTGAAACTGGTAAAGTCCTGCAGGGAACGGACGCTCCCAAATCCAGTCAGCTGGAGGCCTGGCTTGAGATGAACCCTGGGTACGAATGCATGAATATGAGATTTGAAACCTGAGTGGAAAAGGCTACTTCAGTGGAACAGGAGCACAATGCATTGTAGAGATATAGTGgtatagaaataaaatctgtagataataatcttttatttttattcatatcTAAATTTGGTGCTTGTACGTTATACCACACTACACAGAACTAAGCACAGAGTAACTAACTGTATTCCCCTACAAGAGGCCTGAAACAGCCCGGGTTTAATTTATAAAGGATGATGGGAAACTGTCAGAATTGTTCAATACCCATTGTTAAATCAACACATTTAACAAATTCAAGCATTGTGAGTACTTGAGTATTTCTGACATTAGAAACAgtctaaacatttttaaagggtGGAAACttaataatgttttcttttccaaTTTAAGTTATGAAGTTGCCCCACGATCAGACAGTGAAGAAagtggatcagattttgatgatgatgtgagtaaaaataattatatcattttcggtttatttttgtatttattttaattgtccaGTGATTTATCTGCCAATTACAgggtgatttttaaaaataatgatcaaacttaaaacaatcaTTACATACCTCATTATCCATTTACCAGACGTACATATggaaaacacagtcctcaaGGCAATACATGTTCAATATGTTCTCATTGTTAAATGACACGTCAAAGTCGATGAATTGAATTCTGCAGTACAGCTTACAGAGTTTCTGTGGACAATGAAGTTCTTGCTTTATTGCCTTTTTGAAATAACCAGTTGTGTGGATAAGTGTTGAACACTTCTTCCTATTATGTAAACTCTTCTAAAGTTTTAGATCTATAATCAGCCTGTATTTGGAAGTATTCTGTCTGATGTTTTCCCCTTGATTAAACTATTCAAAAACTGTGCTTTTGATACAGTGCatgtatttgaattaaaatgtttcagaACGAAGTGCGTGTAACTGACCTACCTCTCTGCTGATCTCTGAATCTGTGCAGGATGACGAGGACGCTGTGTCTAGGTCTGAATCGGAAGAAAAGAAGTTAATTGATCCGAACGGTGACGAGGTGACTGAGAAGGCAGCAAAGCACATCATTGAGTACGTCACACGCTCCCATCCAGACAGTTTTATTTAGCTTTAGTTGCAATCATTTGACTTCAGTGTTCACTCACTGATCTTGTGTATCCATGAGGCACTGTAAAATGAAATTTGATTTCAGAAGATGACTGAGTGAGACTTAAAGGATattcaaaagaagaaaaaagttgaTTTGGTAATCCAGAGATTCAAGTTTTCCGGGGATTGATAGCATTAGTGTCATATGTTTGTCGCATATAGACTGAATTTGCATACATATTATTACTGTGCTCTCCCTAGATCTGCCAAACAGGATGTGGATGACGAGTACAGCATGCAGACTGGAGAGCGAGGTTCTCAGTCTTACTATGGAGTCGCCCACGCCGTCACTGAGAGGGTTGATAAGCAGTCCGCGCTGCTCATTAACGGATCCCTGAAGCACTACCAGGTCAGACAGAGGAAACGTCATTTTGATACGACGGGCCGCTGTTATCTTGAATGCAAGAATCAGGaattgaaatcacaggaaaattaataaattgaTCATGCATGTAAAAATATCAAGCCAGGAGCTGCTGAGGATAATTATTAGTATTGAATTCATTGAAACACGTTtattccctttttcttttttagattCAAGGCCTGGAGTGGATGGTGTCTCTGTACAATAACAATCTCAATGGCATCCTGGCTGATGAGATGGGTCTTGGGAAGACCATCCAGACTATTGCACTGATCACTTATCTGATGGAGCACAAGCGACTCAATGGGCCCTACCTTATCATCGTTCCTCTGTCGTGAGTAATCAAATTGATCAAAAGTAAATGACCAGGTTACTGACCTTTCATggcattgtttttgttgtcattgatttaattaacaaataaataattaattggtGCCTGCCATTATTTTGTCTCTCGTGTTATGTCTTCAGAGTTTCGATTCTGTGTTCTTTGCCTGACTGACCATCTCTTTGTGAGGCACAATCATATAGCTTCTTAGTTTTCAtttcaaaacaagaacaaatctcaagtattttacatttcagtaaaaatgtatttcagtacaTTTCTGCTTTTCTTTCAGAACCTTGTCCAATTGGGTGTATGAACTGGATAAGTGGTCCCCATCTGTGGTCAAGATCGCTTACAAGGTAAACGGATTCCTTTGTTGTTGAATTCCAACATAGTCTCCCCTGATCTGGACGTCCGGTGTCATTTACACATAATATGTACATTTGAGACAGTTTGCTTAGTTCGCAGTTAGTCAATCcctgtatttagttttttaccTGATCTTTGTGTTTTAAAGGGCACACCTGCGATGAGAAGATCACTTGTCCCCCAGCTGCGAAGTGGGAAGTTCAATGTTCTCCTGACCACCTATGAATACATCATTAAAGACAAACACATTCTAGCCAAGGTAACACAAGCATTTTATTTGAAGTGTTTTGAGATTCCGAGATGGCCGATGAGATAATTAATTGGCTGCCAACTTCTCATCTTGACCTCAGATTCGCTGGAAGTACATGATCGTGGATGAGGGCCATCGCATGAAGAACCACCACTGCAAGCTGACGCAGGTCCTCAACACCCACTACGTTGCTCCGCGTCGACTCCTCCTGACGGGAACGCCCCTGCAGAACAAGCTGCCCGAACTCTGGGCGCTGCTCAACTTCCTGCTGCCCACCATCTTCAAGAGCTGCAGCACCTTCGAGCAGTGGTTCAACGCCCCCTTTGCCATGACCGGAGAGAGGGTAATGCACCGAGTATTTCTCAATTAAGACATCAGTTAAATGGTCAAAGGTTTTACACACCATCCTGGGATTTAAATGTCGCTTTTAACAAGATATTGAGGCTTCACACTGGCTATTTGTGACGTTATATctaatttatttccttttgaatTGTACAAGGTGGATTTGAACGAGGAGGAGACCATCCTGATCATCCGTCGTCTTCACAAAGTGCTCCGGCCCTTCCTGCTGCGGAGACTGAAGAAGGAGGTGGAATCGCAGCTGCCAGAAAAGGTTCACGTTATGAAGCTTAATTTGCTCTTTATTTGGAATATATTCACACTACATTGTACAGCTGTTAAAGCACTGATCTCTGTTTCCTATAGGTGGAATATGTCATCAAATGTGACATGTCTGCCATCCAGAAGATCCTGTACCGCCACATGCAGGCCAAAGGCATTCTTCTTACTGACGGCTCTGAGAAGGACAAGAAGGTGAAGCGTGGCTCAAGTCCGTCTGAGATTAGTGCACAATCTCTGCACTGCTGTAGAACAGATTTAACTCAatctgcatttctttctacAGGGCAAAGGAGGAGCCAAGACCCTGATGAACACCATCATGCAGCTCCGAAAGATCTGTAACCATCCGTACATGTTCCAGCACATCGAGGTTCGTAGGGCACAGAGCTCTGACACCCGAAAGGATTGACGTTCAGAAGCCGGACGATTTGGTTTTATGGAGGCTGGTCTATTCAATGACCTCAACTGTCAGAATTACAAATCCTTTCAATTAAAGTGagcatttgaattaaataccttctttcttttttcctctcaaAGGAGTCCTTTGCCGAACACTTGGGCTACCCCAATGGCATCATCAACGGGTAAGATGGCAAATGAAAATGGGACTGTAATGCTATGAATTTGGGGTATAATGACAATCTTTTATTCAGTGTCTTGAGGTTTGGAGATGGGAGCACTGCGATTGAATCTTTGAAACGGATTTCTCCTATTCGTTTAGCCATGAGCTTTACCGCGCGTCTGGGAAGTTTGAGCTGCTGGATCGCATCCTGCCCAAACTCAGAGCCACGAACCACAGAGTGCTGCTGTTCTGCCAGATGACCTCTCTGATGACAATCATGGAAGACTATTTCTCTTACCGCAGCTTTCTGTATCTGCGCCTGGACGGTATGCTGTTCAACATTGTCTATTGTGAAAGTTTCACAATTTAGTAAGACTTGACTCCTGTTTCTCGTGCTAATATTAGAATATGGAAATGTAGAATAAGTGATTTTTTTCTGAGACTGAAGCAGCAAGTGGTGACACACAATGCTGTGATTGATGAACCCTGCTTTTTGCTCTGTAACAGTTGCAGATTTTTTAACTCCACAGGGACAACAAAATCAGAGGACCGTGCCGCTCTGCTGAAGAAGTTCAATGAACCAGGCTCTCAGTACTTCATTTTCTTGTTGAGCACCAGAGCCGGAGGTCTGGGTCTGAATCTGCAGGCTGCTGACACTGTGGTCATATTTGACAGTGACTGGAACCCCCATCAGGTTAGTGTTTGGGGAAGATAATCTTGATAGTaaatttataaaattaaaacaaagagaGGTTATGGAAGCAGTTGGGTGTCTTTAAACTTTCTAAACTAAACTATGACTTTGGTGGAGCAAAGGTTCCCAAATAAGAACTAAAGAGTTCAGAGTAATTTTCTGAGGGGCCCGATGTTTCCTCCTATAGGACCTgcaggcccaggacagagcGCACCGCATCGGACAGCAGAATGAGGTGCGGGTCCTGCGCCTCTGCACCGTCAACAGTGTGGAAGAGAAGATTCTAGCTGCTGCCAAGTATAAGCTGAACGTCGACCAAAAGGTCATTCAGGCGGGGATGTTTGACCAGAAGTCCTCGAGCCACGAGCGAAGAGCCTTCCTGCAGGCAATCTTGGAGCATGAGGAGCAGAACGAGGTAAGTGGCCGCTCGGGCTGTTAAACGATGAGGAATCCCTGATTTGCTTTTCATCACTTATTTTGCATGATCTTATCATTTGCACATCGTGAATACATTTGGACATTTTATTTCTTCTagctttcattcattttttttaaacatcaaaaAATGTGGAATGTGGCTTCTCTGTAAGAAAAGTCAGTGATAACTACTTGATGCCAATAGCCATGCTTATGAGAAATTGTTACATTGTGTTTAAGTTGCAATTGTGTGTAAGAAATACATCCACCTAACGAAAGGAGACGTCCACTTTTCTGTGTAGTTGCAATCATGACATGGAAGACGGATGGCCTTTACCATTAGATTGATCGACCCATTGCAGACGTAGCATTAAATGCATAGAAACATGAGGCCAGAATTCTTATCCTAAGGATCTTAAAATCTAAGATGTCTAGAGCCTATATAGGTATTAgtatttacattgtatttacattGCTTAGAACTGTTAAGTAGCGGAGACTGGAAGCAATCCCTAAGTCATTGTCTTGGTGCAAACATAAACCTGATGTCTGTCTTTTTGGAATGTGTTAGAATGGATTGAGGAATCCTGTTTAATGGCACACACAAAGGGTTGGTTAGGGCTGGAACTGGCATGCTAGATTCATGGTAAATAGTCAAGTGTCAAGTTGTCTACatctatacatttaatatttaccATTGAGATTAGACTGTTTAAAACATTCCTAtagtaattaaaatgtgtacagTATAGTTAAAACAAAAGTTGAAAAAGAGGCATTGAAACAGATTTTCAAACATATATGGGAAAACGTAGATGACTGTAAATTGTTTTTTACGCTTCTGAGGGTGTAAATGGGTACAATATGAAGTGAGAGTACACTACAGTTTAAAACACAGCATACATTCTTCCTGATAGTACTTGATAACTCTGAAAAAGGAACATTTGCCATGAATGCACACTAGTTTCTCTTCTGTTCAATCCATGGTATGCATACACTGAGCGCATCAATAAATGAAGACTTTCAATGCAGGTTTTTGCTGTAGGTTAAAATTGTAGATGTCCGCACTGTGAATTGATAGCTACTTCAGCATTTAAATCTCCTGGCTATCTCTTCCAGTTAACttttttcttgaaaatatatatatttcccatCCAGACTTCCTACTTGATATGAACTGTTTCTTTCCTATTCTATTGTTATTCTCACGTTGATGAAGGACGAAGACAATGTCCAGGCGACCATGGTAAATAAATACTTACTCAATTGTATCCCTTATTCTTGTCATCTACGTTTTTCCGGAAGTGAGATGTCATGTTTACTAAGCATACTGTCAAAGCCATTAAATCGTGATTTGGGCTGAAAAATTGAGAATGATTAATCAGCTTCTTTTTCAAGACAATAAATTTGCATGAACGTTTGAATGGATATAAGGTTGGCTAGGCTGGTGCATGAgcagattgattttttttttttttttttacttgtaagAAAATTGTGGCATTATATAGTTAAAGAccaatgtaaacatttaaaaactctCCTAGCTACATTGTAAATGTATGTGTTGGATCTATCGCATAAAATCACtgttatttagaataaaatgctgCACACACATTAGACAGCTTAACTGGACCTCATAAAATGTCAGATTGTTTCAATGCAATAACTCAAATGGTATGGTATGgtaatgtgtaaaataaactatttatcaTACTTTCAAGTCCAAACAATGTTTTGTATATCCtgtccaaaacaaaataatttctcattatatatttgtaaaacccCATTCAAACTGAAACAATTGACGACATTTTGGCAGCATTTTGTTGCctgcaaggtctgtgtgaatggattaTTGCCGACAAATCGTTGCCGCCAATCTTTCCGGCAAGGTTCCTAGTCTAATTGCCGGCAATTTGCCGGCaacgtgtctgtgtgaatggagcaggaaattGATTGCCAGCAAATTCAGCATCAAGTCCCAGCAGTGCGTCAGCTAACtgacgtaaccaatcagaataggggcgcattATTGCGACCACAACAcaaaggttaagccacctttgaccaagaacttgtgactgTAACGAGAAATGGACCGGGTTGTTAGAAATGGCGgatgttgaaaataatatagtcgcagcaattctgagtgttattgatgaaccaacaggttggtgtATGTAATGCTatctattgtcacacatatgtcagatgttatataccaataaataatgcaaaatataatatgtCTATAAAGGCGAACGTGttgtaaatgaacaaatacaaatgcaaatgacATCTTAACTGGTACTATACAGTCAAAACTATAAGTTTTTGGGTGAAATGTGTAGTTAGTTTTCGTTTTGAACAAGAACCGAGACCTTCAGTGTTTCATTCGAGTTTTCCAATTGAACCAAACCCAGTTATTTTGCCAAACGGACCAAGACCAACTCTTTcattgttcattttgttttggttcGTTTGCCAATTGAAATTTGTTGTTTACACTCTTCTCATAAAGAACTGAACCGCACTGAATACGAAACAAACCTCTAGTGTGAGTGAGCctttagactgcattacagtgaatctgatggtagtttgtttcaaataattattgaattttatttttatacattaatgTCAAACTtcgcaaaacaaaaagaaagtaagttttgagcaatcaattagatagatatacacacaatgtaatgtcatgctttttttctcatttatttcagttgatttaactttgGTTCAGTGTCAAGaccccacacaatgcctctTGTCACGCTACCATGAACCGAGAGCCGAGTCTCAcactgggttcactggttcagATGATCTGTGATCACTGGGTCCAGTAACCACACCGCAAAAACACAATCATACAGCCTGATGAACTGCTCATAGCGTGAAGCGCACCTAGATAGATGTATCGTTTGTCTTTCCCTCCGGACTAGTTCTTGGTAGTGAGTCCGAACCAAACCGGTGCACTGGTAACTGGCAAAACGAGGAAATGATCGAACTTGTACAAACACATCCAGAATATGGGTCCGTGTCTCCTCTCCCAAATCCACGGGCTTCTGTAGCATGTCGTCCCCATGGCCACAGCGCTCTTGCCAGcaatctgttttctgtgtgaatagaTCCGTACCGGCAATTTTCtggcattcaaagccagtgtgaatggggtgcaacaggaaaaaagcaggcaaacattGCCTGCAATTTtctggcatttcagtgtgaatggggctttagAAATATGGAGGCTGTTAATGACAATTTCTTAGTAACTTACAAGCAGTTGCTTTACAgctgaaaaaatacattcatgAAGTTAATTAATTTCATGTTAGGATGACACTG from Amia ocellicauda isolate fAmiCal2 chromosome 8, fAmiCal2.hap1, whole genome shotgun sequence encodes the following:
- the smarca2 gene encoding putative global transcription activator SNF2L2 isoform X2, coding for MSTPTDPTGGMPHPGPSPGPGLSPGPILGPSPGPGPSPGSVHSMMGPSPGPPSVPHSMPGQGAGEYPQDGMHQMHKPMEGMHDKGLGDEMHFSQMKSMGMRSLHAGMGPPQSPMDQHSQGYLSPHPSPMGVPEHASSPMSGGGPTPPQMPPAQSGPMMPVDPQAMAQQGRGPSPFSPVQLQQLRAQILAYKILGRGQPLPDNLQLAVQGKRTLPAMQQQPVNTPYNRPPGMPMHVMGGPPAGPSSVPGMQAHAPSVGPKGWAEGQNAEAPSTPQKLPVPAPSGRPSPAPPQAPSSAPPMPSTSVSQQPPGQPSPIIQLQQKQNRITPIQKPQGLDPVEILQEREYRLQARIAHRIQELENLPGALPPDLRSKATVELKALRLLNFQRQLRQEVVACMRRDTTLETALNSKAYKRSKRQTLREARMTEKLEKQQKIEQERKRRQKHQEYLNSILQHAKDFKEYHRSITGKIQKLSKAIATWHTNTEREQKKETERIEKERMRRLMAEDEEGYRKLIDQKKDKRLAYLLQQTDEYVANLTDLVYEHKAAQAAKEKKKKRRKKKKAEENAEGMETSLGPDGEPMDESSQMSELPVKVIQTETGKVLQGTDAPKSSQLEAWLEMNPGYEVAPRSDSEESGSDFDDDDDEDAVSRSESEEKKLIDPNGDEVTEKAAKHIIESAKQDVDDEYSMQTGERGSQSYYGVAHAVTERVDKQSALLINGSLKHYQIQGLEWMVSLYNNNLNGILADEMGLGKTIQTIALITYLMEHKRLNGPYLIIVPLSTLSNWVYELDKWSPSVVKIAYKGTPAMRRSLVPQLRSGKFNVLLTTYEYIIKDKHILAKIRWKYMIVDEGHRMKNHHCKLTQVLNTHYVAPRRLLLTGTPLQNKLPELWALLNFLLPTIFKSCSTFEQWFNAPFAMTGERVDLNEEETILIIRRLHKVLRPFLLRRLKKEVESQLPEKVEYVIKCDMSAIQKILYRHMQAKGILLTDGSEKDKKGKGGAKTLMNTIMQLRKICNHPYMFQHIEESFAEHLGYPNGIINGHELYRASGKFELLDRILPKLRATNHRVLLFCQMTSLMTIMEDYFSYRSFLYLRLDGTTKSEDRAALLKKFNEPGSQYFIFLLSTRAGGLGLNLQAADTVVIFDSDWNPHQDLQAQDRAHRIGQQNEVRVLRLCTVNSVEEKILAAAKYKLNVDQKVIQAGMFDQKSSSHERRAFLQAILEHEEQNEEEDEVPDDETLNQMIARNEEEFELFMRMDLDRRREDARNPKRKPRLMEEDELPSWIIKDDAEVERLTCEEEEEKIFGRGSRSRRDVDYSDALTEKQWLRAIEDGNLEEMEEEIRLKKRKRRRHVDKDSGKEDGEKAKKRRGRPPAEKLSPNPPKLTKQMNAIVDTVINYKDGIAPSVELQERSGRQLSEVFIQLPSRKELPEYYELIRKPVDFKKIKERVRNHKYRSVSDLEKDVMLLCHNAQTFNLEGSQIYEDSIVLQSVFKSARQKIAKEDESEEESLDDDEEEDEESESESKSVKVKIKLGKKDDKRLDKGKKRQNRGKAKPVVSDDDSEDEQDDNDQSEGSGSDE
- the smarca2 gene encoding putative global transcription activator SNF2L2 isoform X4 is translated as MSTPTDPTGGMPHPGPSPGPGLSPGPILGPSPGPGPSPGSVHSMMGPSPGPPSVPHSMPGQGAGEYPQDGMHQMHKPMEGMHDKGLGDEMHFSQMKSMGMRSLHAGMGPPQSPMDQHSQGYLSPHPSPMGVPEHASSPMSGGGPTPPQMPPAQSGPMMPVDPQAMAQQGRGPSPFSPVQLQQLRAQILAYKILGRGQPLPDNLQLAVQGKRTLPAMQQQPVNTPYNRPPGMPMHVMGGPPAGPSSVPGMQAHAPSVGPKGWAEGQNAEAPSTPQKLPVPAPSGRPSPAPPQAPSSAPPMPSTSVSQQPPGQPSPIIQLQQKQNRITPIQKPQGLDPVEILQEREYRLQARIAHRIQELENLPGALPPDLRSKATVELKALRLLNFQRQLRQEVVACMRRDTTLETALNSKAYKRSKRQTLREARMTEKLEKQQKIEQERKRRQKHQEYLNSILQHAKDFKEYHRSITGKIQKLSKAIATWHTNTEREQKKETERIEKERMRRLMAEDEEGYRKLIDQKKDKRLAYLLQQTDEYVANLTDLVYEHKAAQAAKEKKKKRRKKKKAEENAEGMETSLGPDGEPMDESSQMSELPVKVIQTETGKVLQGTDAPKSSQLEAWLEMNPGYEVAPRSDSEESGSDFDDDDDEDAVSRSESEEKKLIDPNGDEVTEKAAKHIIESAKQDVDDEYSMQTGERGSQSYYGVAHAVTERVDKQSALLINGSLKHYQIQGLEWMVSLYNNNLNGILADEMGLGKTIQTIALITYLMEHKRLNGPYLIIVPLSTLSNWVYELDKWSPSVVKIAYKGTPAMRRSLVPQLRSGKFNVLLTTYEYIIKDKHILAKIRWKYMIVDEGHRMKNHHCKLTQVLNTHYVAPRRLLLTGTPLQNKLPELWALLNFLLPTIFKSCSTFEQWFNAPFAMTGERVDLNEEETILIIRRLHKVLRPFLLRRLKKEVESQLPEKVEYVIKCDMSAIQKILYRHMQAKGILLTDGSEKDKKGKGGAKTLMNTIMQLRKICNHPYMFQHIEESFAEHLGYPNGIINGHELYRASGKFELLDRILPKLRATNHRVLLFCQMTSLMTIMEDYFSYRSFLYLRLDGTTKSEDRAALLKKFNEPGSQYFIFLLSTRAGGLGLNLQAADTVVIFDSDWNPHQDLQAQDRAHRIGQQNEVRVLRLCTVNSVEEKILAAAKYKLNVDQKVIQAGMFDQKSSSHERRAFLQAILEHEEQNEEEDEVPDDETLNQMIARNEEEFELFMRMDLDRRREDARNPKRKPRLMEEDELPSWIIKDDAEVERLTCEEEEEKIFGRGSRSRRDVDYSDALTEKQWLRAIEDGNLEEMEEEIRLKKRKRRRHVDKDSGKEDGEKAKKRRGRPPAEKLSPNPPKLTKQMNAIVDTVINYKDGSGRQLSEVFIQLPSRKELPEYYELIRKPVDFKKIKERVRNHKYRSVSDLEKDVMLLCHNAQTFNLEGSQIYEDSIVLQSVFKSARQKIAKEDESEEESLDDDEEEDEESESESKSVKVKIKLGKKDDKRLDKGKKRQNRGKAKPVVSDDDSEDEQDDNDQSEGSGSDE